ACGCCGGTTTTATGGGAACCTTTGCAGGCACAACTAGACCAAAAGTTTCAGAGGTTAACGTTACCGGAAAAGAAGGCGATCGCCCAACTTTCAACGGCAACCGAACCCGTGATATTAATGCACTTGTTACAACTGACCCAACTCTCCGCTGCCGAGTTTTTTAAAGTGATGCAATCCCTCGACAGACGCTTGTTCGTCGAAATTCAGGAACGGGAAGGCGTTACTCAATTTTTCCTTAATCCAGTATTAAGAGAATATGCGAAAAGTTGGGGATTGGATTGAAGATTAATTTGTGTTTAATAGATAATTTATTTCAGGTTTGTAGGTAAATAAAATCCAATTTGCTAAAATAATAATAAGTTAATCTCTACCTTCCTATGAACTGCGCTGAATTTCGATTTCATGCCGAACTGAACGACTTTTTACCACGGGATAGCAAAAATTTGACCCTGACGCATCAGTTCAACAACCATCCCTCGATTAAAGATTCCATTGAATCGTTTGGTATTCCCCATCCGGAAGTTGATACGATCGCAGTCAATGGCAAATCAGTGGATTTTTCTTATCGGGTGCAAGATGGCGACTGCTGCGATATCTATCCCATTTCTCAAGCAGTGCAGCTTTCGCCTGCGGTGAGGTTGCGTCCCCCACCGGAACCGCGTTTCGTGTTAGATATCCACCTGGGAAAGCTGGCGGGGTTTTTGCGAATTTTGGGGTTTGATACTCTCTATCGCAACGACTATCCCGATGAAGAGTTAGCACGGGTTTCTAGTACAGAAAATCGGATTTTGCTGACGCGAGATATCGGGTTATTAAAGCGCGGAATGGTTACTCACGGCTATTGGGTGCGATCAACCAATCCCCATGAGCGTCTGGAAGAGGTTTTGCGACGGTTTGAGTTGTTGGATGCTATCACGCCGTTTAGTCGTTGCATTCACTGCAATGGGTTACTGGAAACTGTGGCTAAAAACAGCATTTTAGAGCGTTTAGAACCGAAAACCCGGGAACATTATGATGAATTTCGCCGCTGTAGTTCTTGCGATAAAATTTATTGGAAAGGTTCCCATTATGAAAAGATGCAGGAATTCATCGATCGCGTGATGACAAGGGAGAATTATGAAGGGTGATAGTGAGTTACCTCTAGCGGTTCTTGTACCTCATGACCCTAAATCTGCTTGTCAAAAGTTGGGTTTTTCTATTAGCGGCCCGCCCGGATTTCCTAGGAGTCCGGGAACCGCTCTACTTGAACCCGCATTTTGGAGTACCAAATGTGATATAAAAATCATTAGGTAGGGGAGACACTTATTGGATGTTAATAATTAGGGCTAATTTATCATGAATTTATCAGTTTCTCCCTGGAAAATTGATAAAATGTAATCCCCTTGATTGGCAGAATAATTCGTACAAATATCGGCAATTAAGCCTGATTCTACAGCAGGAATGTCGATGATTTGGGGGAGTTCTCCAGTTTTGTCAAAACTTAAAAGTTGGTAAAGACAGTCGCCTTTTTTAACCAAGGTTCCCAACGGTAAGCGGTTCTGAATCATTCCTCCTGCGGTGG
The Laspinema palackyanum D2c genome window above contains:
- a CDS encoding Mut7-C RNAse domain-containing protein, which gives rise to MNCAEFRFHAELNDFLPRDSKNLTLTHQFNNHPSIKDSIESFGIPHPEVDTIAVNGKSVDFSYRVQDGDCCDIYPISQAVQLSPAVRLRPPPEPRFVLDIHLGKLAGFLRILGFDTLYRNDYPDEELARVSSTENRILLTRDIGLLKRGMVTHGYWVRSTNPHERLEEVLRRFELLDAITPFSRCIHCNGLLETVAKNSILERLEPKTREHYDEFRRCSSCDKIYWKGSHYEKMQEFIDRVMTRENYEG